CGCGATGATCGGCGACCTCACGGATCGTGCGCACCGCGACGTCGCGCCGCGGTCCGTCGAGCAAGTAAGGGGGGTGTCGCATCGCTTCGGCCCGCGCTCGTTCGAGCGCCGGATTCGCCGATAGGAATGGCGTGCCGGGCCGGTTGTGCTCGCGGTCGACCGAACCCGCGTCGCGGCCATGGAGCCAGGTACCGTACGTCGTAAACGTGATGAAGTACGCCAGCGGCGCGCCCATGCCCTCAACCTACCACGAGCCCGACGCGTAAGCGACGGATTTCCTCATCGAGCGTACGAGCCGAACGCGTAAGCGACGGATTTCCCCAACGAGCGTACGAGCCGGACGCGTAAGCGACGGATTTCCTCAACGCATTCAAAACGGTTCCATCCGCACGTGGGACATAAAAAATCCGTCGCTTACGCGTCCGGCTCGTTGCTACCTTTGACTTTTCCGCCACATCCTCATAATGACAACCCGTCCTTTTAACCCAAGCGGAGAATTGAAATGCCCACCGGCCAGAAGATCACCATCAGCAACGGCAAACTGAACGTCCCGAACAACCCCGTCCTCCCCTTCATCGAGGGCGACGGCACCGGGCCGGACATCTGGCGGGCGAGCGTGCGCGTGTTCGATGCGGCGGTCGAGAAGGCCTACGGCGGGCAGAAGAAGATCGACTGGCTCGAGGTGTACGCGGGCCAAAAATGCTTCGACAAGTTCGGCACCTGGCTGCACGATGACACCGTGAAGGCGTTCGAGGATTACCTCGTCGGCATCAAGGGCCCGCTAACCACGCCGGTGGGCGGCGGCATTCGCTCGCTGAACGTGGCGCTGCGGCAGATGCTGGACCTTTATGTCTGCCTGCGTCCCGTGCGCTACTTCACCGGCGTGCCCAGCCCCGTGAAGCACCCGGAGAAGGTGGACATGGTGATCTTCCGCGAGAACACGGAAGACATTTATGCGGGCATTGAATACGCCGGCGGCACGCCCGAAGCGCAGAAGATGCTGGACTTCATCGCCAAGGAGTTCCCGAAGGACTTCAAGAAGATCCGCTTCGGCACGAGCGAGGCATCGAAGAAGTGGGCCGATCAGGTGGACGATGCCGAGAGCAAGGTGGAGGTGGGCATCGGCATTAAGCCGGTGAGCCGACTGGGGACCGAGCGGCTGGTGCGCAGCGCGATCCAGTACGCGATCAAGCACAATCGCAAGAGCGTGAACCTTGTCCACAAGGGCAACATCATGAAGTTCACGGAAGGCGGCTTCCGCGACTGGGGCTACGGCATCGCCAAGCGCGAGTTCGGCGCGGTGGAAATCGACGGCGGGCCGTGGTGCAAGCTGCCGAACGGCATCGTCATCAAGGACAGCATCGCCGACATCACGCTGCAGCAAGTACTGACGCGGCCCGAGGAGTTCGACGTCATCGCGACGCTCAACCTGAACGGCGATTACCTGTCCGACGCGCTGGCCGCCCAGGTGGGCGGCATCGGCATCGCGCCCGGCGGCAACGCGAACTACGTGACCGGCCACGCGATCTTCGAGGCCACCCACGGCACGGCTCCGAAGTACGCGGATAAGGACGTGGTGAACCCCGGCTCGGTCATCCTGAGCGGCGTGATGATGTTCGAGTACATGGGCTGGCTGGAAGCCGCCAACCTGATCGTGAAGGGTTTGGAGGCCGCGATCGGCGCCAAGACCGTCACCTACGACTTCGAACGCCTGATGCCCGGCGCGAAGAAGGTCAAGTGCTCGGAATTTGCAGACGAGATGATCAAGCACATGGGATGATTCCGCCGAACTTAGCTCAAAACGCAAAGGGCGGCCGCCGTGGCCGCCCTTTTCCCATTTTCAGCATCAAGAGTTTTAACTGAACAGGTTGACCCCATGATCCCCAACATCAACGACGGTTCCTCCGCCCCGCCACGCTTGCGCTGCTACCTGAACGGTGGCGGGCTGGCTAATCTGCCGTCGTTCTCGACGGTGCCGAAGGGGGAGGGGGACGCGCTGCTGCAGGCGATCAGGGCCGCCGGCTTCGACGGCATGCAGGGTGGGGACGTGGTGGCCTGCAGGCGGCTCGGTTTGGGCATCGCAGGAGATGGCCGGGTCGATTCGCCGGCGGATGCGTTTCGGATCGCGGCCGATAGCAAGGCCAAGGGGCTGGAATGCGCCACCGTCCACGCCGGCACCGGGTTTGAGTCGGACGCGGAGATCGACCGCCTGGTCGGCGCGATCCTTGAGGCGTCGGCGAAGGAGCAGTTTCCGATCTACCTCGAGACCCACCGCGCCACCATCACGCAGGACATCTGGCGAACGGTCGAGCTCGTCAAACGCTTCCCCGAGATCCGCTTCAACGGCGACTTCTCGCACTGGTACACCGGCCACGAGATGGTCTATGGGAACCTGCCGAAGAAGCTTGAGTTCATCCAACCCGTGTTCGATCGCGTGCGGTTCGTTCACGGGCGCATCGGCAACCCCGGCTCGATGCAGGTCGACCTCGGCACGCAGACCTACGGCCCCGCGGTCACGCCTGCCAGCGGCCAGCCGTACATCGATCATTTCCGCCAGATGTGGACGCTGTCGTTCGCGGGCTTTCTGAAGACGGCCAAGCCCGGTGACTACCTTATTTTCGCGCCAGAACTGCTCTTCAGCTCGATCTACTACGCCCGCCTCTTTCCCGGCCCGGACGGCACGCTTCGCGAGGAGGGAGACCGCTGGCAGCAGGCCCAGCTGTACTGCCGCATCGCTCGCGACTGCTTCGAGGCGGCGCGGCAGACGGTGTGAAATAGAAGCGGATCGGATCGGAAATCGCCGTGCTCCCAGATTCGCTATCCCCGCTCGGCGTGATCGTTGCTACTGTCACCGCTCGTGGAAGGTGACCCGGCCGACATCGACGCCTCGTTTTCGCGGAAGCTTCGGCGGACGACTTACTCGCCCGTCATCAGCCTCGCCGTGCTCGTGCTGAGCCTGCTGCTGCTGGTCGGCTTCCTCATGTGGACGTTCGGCAAGGTCAACCACACGAACCGCGTGATCGCCCAAGGGCTGCGTGCCGAGAAGCTGCTGCTCGATCTTCAGGCGGCCACGCGTGGCTTCTACCTCACCGACGACCCGAGCTTTCTCTCGGCCTACGGCAATAGTCGATCGGAACTGCCCGAGGTGCTGGCCGACCTGCGGCGAATGGTGCGCGATAACCCAGCTCAAGCCGAGCGCGCCGTGGAGATCGAGCGCGCATCGCGCGTCTGGCTGGCCTGGACCGCCACCGCGATCGTGCCCAAGGCCGCGGGGCTGACGACCACCGAGCCCACGACGCAGGCCGTGCAGGAGGATCGGGCGCGCTTCGACCACCTCAGTGGCGACATCGCCGCCTTCCTGCGCACCGAATACGAGCTGCGCGACCAGCGCGCCCGGCGGGCGGTGCGGACGGGATGGTGGTCGCTTGGCCTGGCGCTTGCGGCCTCAACCATCGTGGCGCTGCTGCAGTGCCGCGGCATTCGCAGGCAGGTGGAATCGATCACGGCGGCCTATCGCGAGGTGCTGCGACTGGCGCGCGATCGGCGGTTGCGCGCTCAGGAAGTGCTGCAGGAACTGGATCACGAGCTGAAGGCCGTCGGCGACATTCAGCGATCCCTGCTGCCACTGCGCTTGCCCAGCATTCCCGGTTTGGAACTGGCGGCCAGCTACCAGACGAGCCGACGCGCCGGTGGCGATTATTACGACTTCTTCCGCCTGCCACCCGAACACGCCGACGACCCGCGCGTGCGATACGGCATCCTGATCGCCGACGTCAGTGGTCACGGTACGCCCGCGGCGGTGTTGATGGCGGTGACTCATTCGATCGCGCATGGGTTCGAGCGTCCCACGCATCCGCCGAGCGATCTGCTGGAGTTCGTCAACCGTCGGCTGTGCGACAGCTACACCGTCAACACCGGCACGTTCGTCACCGCGTTCTACGCGATCTACGACCCGGAGACGCGCGAGCTGACCTACAGCAGCGCCGGCCACAACCCGCCGCGCCTGCGCCGGGCAGGCAGCGATCGTTTCGAAGAGCTACCCGTCGAGCCAGGCTACCCGCTCGGCGTGGACCGCGACGAACGGTACGCGACCGCCACCCACGTGCTGGCCCCGGGCGACATGCTCGTGCTGTACACCGACGGCATCACCGAGGCCCGCAACGACCGCGACGAACAGCTGGGCGTCCAACGGCTGGACCAGGCGATGCTCGGCGCCTGCTGCGAGCCGAACGAGATGCTCGCCAGCACCCTGGCGTTCGTGCGCGACTTCGGTGGCGAGGTGCCGGAGGACGATCGCACGCTGCTCGTGATGCGCGTCTGCGACTCCCCCTGCGCCGAGGCGACGCACGAGGTGCAGCGGCAGACGATCGTCGTCGACACGCCGATCAATCCACTGGCTGGCCTTCGGGCATAAGTCGGCCGTGGAACGGTCGTGCCGCTCCGAACAACGATGTCTCGCAGGACTGATGAAAATTCGTGCAACATTCAAAAGATTCACCGCGAAGTTTCACGGTGAACATTTCGGTGTTATATTCCGGACAGGTCAGCCAGCGGTCGCGACAAGTTACGACCGCCGTTGCCTGGCTCATTCCGTAAGTACGTGTCGCGCGTCGGTCGGGCAAGCACATCGCTTACGACCGCATCGTCAGATCGTTAGTCGTACAGTGCGTTCGCTGCAAATCGCGAGCTGATCTGGGAGGCATTACATCCGATCAACGGGATGAACGGCCCGTTCACCCGCTTCGCCTATGGTCGTCGCACTATTGCGGCCACAGCAATGGCAGCAATCGCAACTCTGGTGTGAGCAAGCGTTCGGCCTTCTACGCCACCACCGACCCCTACGTGACCTAGCCAGAAATTATGTCCAACGTCATCCGTGCCGCAATTCGAGTTCTAGTGGTATGCGTGGGCATCGTGGTCGCGCTGTGGGTCTGCGCGTGGCTGCTCCGCCCGAACACCAGCGACCGTCCGGTCGCCGTCGCCCCCGAGGTTGCCGCCGAGGCCGAACGTGAGCGGGCGGCGCTGTTCGACCCGAACAACACGCCATCGCTGCACCGGAAGGAGCACGTCGAGCCGACGGGCGAGTCGCCGTTGCTGGCCGACTTGGTGAAAGACGGCAAGCTGCCCCCGCTGAAGGAACGCCTGCCCGACGAACCGACCGTAATGGCGGGCGTCGACGGCATCGGCAAGTACGGCGGCACCTGGCTGCGTCTGGCCAACGGGCCGGAGGACGTCTCGATCATCTCCTACCGGTTGAGCGGCGCGTACCTGGTGCGCTGGTCACCGTTGGGTTACCCGATCGAACCGCACATTGCCAAGTCGCTGGAATCATCGCCGGACAAAAAGGAATGGACCGTCACCCTGCGCAAGGGCATGCGCTGGTCCGATGGCGCCGCCTACACCGCCGACGACATCATGTACTGGTGGGAGGCCGAGGCGAACAACAAGCATCTGAATGCGATCCCACCCACGTGGATGCAGATCGGCGGGAAAGCGGGGCGCGTCGAGAAGCTGAACGAGTACCAGGTGAAGTTCGTCTTCCCCTTGTCCAACGCGTTGTTCGCCGAGACGTTGGCGAGCACGGGCGTGGTCTGCGACACGCCGAAGCA
This region of Tepidisphaeraceae bacterium genomic DNA includes:
- the icd gene encoding NADP-dependent isocitrate dehydrogenase produces the protein MPTGQKITISNGKLNVPNNPVLPFIEGDGTGPDIWRASVRVFDAAVEKAYGGQKKIDWLEVYAGQKCFDKFGTWLHDDTVKAFEDYLVGIKGPLTTPVGGGIRSLNVALRQMLDLYVCLRPVRYFTGVPSPVKHPEKVDMVIFRENTEDIYAGIEYAGGTPEAQKMLDFIAKEFPKDFKKIRFGTSEASKKWADQVDDAESKVEVGIGIKPVSRLGTERLVRSAIQYAIKHNRKSVNLVHKGNIMKFTEGGFRDWGYGIAKREFGAVEIDGGPWCKLPNGIVIKDSIADITLQQVLTRPEEFDVIATLNLNGDYLSDALAAQVGGIGIAPGGNANYVTGHAIFEATHGTAPKYADKDVVNPGSVILSGVMMFEYMGWLEAANLIVKGLEAAIGAKTVTYDFERLMPGAKKVKCSEFADEMIKHMG
- a CDS encoding SpoIIE family protein phosphatase, with translation MLLSPLVEGDPADIDASFSRKLRRTTYSPVISLAVLVLSLLLLVGFLMWTFGKVNHTNRVIAQGLRAEKLLLDLQAATRGFYLTDDPSFLSAYGNSRSELPEVLADLRRMVRDNPAQAERAVEIERASRVWLAWTATAIVPKAAGLTTTEPTTQAVQEDRARFDHLSGDIAAFLRTEYELRDQRARRAVRTGWWSLGLALAASTIVALLQCRGIRRQVESITAAYREVLRLARDRRLRAQEVLQELDHELKAVGDIQRSLLPLRLPSIPGLELAASYQTSRRAGGDYYDFFRLPPEHADDPRVRYGILIADVSGHGTPAAVLMAVTHSIAHGFERPTHPPSDLLEFVNRRLCDSYTVNTGTFVTAFYAIYDPETRELTYSSAGHNPPRLRRAGSDRFEELPVEPGYPLGVDRDERYATATHVLAPGDMLVLYTDGITEARNDRDEQLGVQRLDQAMLGACCEPNEMLASTLAFVRDFGGEVPEDDRTLLVMRVCDSPCAEATHEVQRQTIVVDTPINPLAGLRA